From the Kitasatospora atroaurantiaca genome, the window TCGGAACGGCACTCAGCGGCGACAGCCTGGCCAAGGTCATGTTCAAGCAGCAGCCGATGAAGATGGCCGCCGCCGAGGCACTCTGGGACACCCAGACGCCCGCCCCCTTCTCGATCTTCGCGGTCGGTAACGTCAACGACGGCCACAACTCCGTCGAGCTGGAGGTCCCGGGGATACTGTCCTTCCTGGCCAACAGCAACTTCAGCTCGCCCGTCCCCGGCATCAACGACACCGCGGCCGCCGAAGCGGCCAAGTACGGCGGGCAGCCCACCGACTACATCCCGAACATCTTCGTCACGTACTGGGGCTTCCGCCTCATGATCGGCTTCGGGATGACGTCCTTCCTGGCCGGCCTGGTCGGCCTCTGGACCACCCGCCGGAAGCTGTTCCTCGCCCCGGAACACCGCACCACCTCCTCCGAAGTCCCCAAGCTCATGCTCACCAAGCACCACGAGCTCGGGCCCTTCCTCACCAAGTGGAGCTGGCGGATCGGCATCCTCACCATGGGCTTCCCGCTGATCGCCAACAGCTTCGGCTGGATCTTCACCGAGATGGGCCGTCAGCCCTGGGCCGTCTTCGGGCTGATGACCACCGCGAACGCCGTCTCCCCCAACGTCGGCGTCACCACCCAGGTCATCGCCCTCAGCACCTTCACCCTGCTCTACGCCGTGCTCGCCGTCATCGAGGTCAAGCTCCTCGTCAAGTACGCCAAGGCGGGCCCGGTCACCTCCGAGCAGCCCCCGGCCCAGGATCCGACCCTCCGCGGCAGTTCCTCCGACGACGCCGACAAGCCTCTCGCCTTCGCCTACTGAGGACCCTCGATGCAACTCCACGACGTCTGGTTCATCCTGATCGCCGTCCTCTGGATCGGCTACTTCTTCCTCGAGGGCTTCGACTTCGGCATCGGCGTCCTCACCAAGCTCCTCGCCCGGGACACCGCTGAACGCCGCGTCCTGATCAACACCATCGGCCCGGTCTGGGACGGCAACGAGGTCTGGCTGCTCACCGCCGGCGGGGCGACCTTCGCGGCCTTCCCCGACTGGTACGCCACCCTCTTCAGCGGCTTCTACATCCCCCTCCTCCTCATCCTGGTCTGCCTCATCATCCGTGGCGTCGCCTTCGAGTACCGCGCCAAGCGCACCGAGGAACGCTGGCAGCGCAACTGGGAACACGCCATCTTCTGGACGTCCCTCATCCCCGCCTTCCTCTGGGGCGTGGCGTTCGCCAACATCGTCCACGGGGTCGCGATCGACTCCCACAAGAACTACGTCGGCAGCCTCCGGGACCTTCTGACCCCCTACGCCCTCCTCGGCGGTCTGGTCACCCTCACCCTCTTCACCTTCCACGGCGCGGTCTTCGCCGCCCTCAAGACCGTCGGCGACATCCGCACCCGCGCCCGCACGGCCGCCCTCCAAATCGGTCTGGTCACCGCCGTCCTGGCCCTGGTCTTCCTCACCTGGACCCAGGCCCACCAGGGCACCGCCTGGAGCCTGGCCGCGATGATCACCGCCGTACTCGCCCTCCTCGGCGCCCTCATCGCCAACCAACTGACCCGCGAGGGATGGGCGTTCATCCTCTCCGGCCTGACCATCGTCGCCGCCGTGGCGATGCTCTTCCTCGCCCTCTTCCCGAACGTGATGCCGTCCACCCTGAACGACGCCTGGTCGCTCACCGTCAGCAACGCGGCCTCCTCCCCCTACACCCTCAAGCTGATGACCATCGTGGCGGCGGTCTTCACCCCGATCGTGCTGCTCTACCAGGGCTGGACGTACTGGGTGTTCCGCAAGCGCATCGGCGTCCAGCACATCCCGACCCCCACCCACTGATGAAGCCGATCGACCCGCGCCTCCTGGCCCACGCCCGCGCCACCCGCGCCTTCCTCGCCGGATCAGTGATCCTCGGCGGGGTCGGCGCGGCCCTGGTGGTCGCGCAGGCAG encodes:
- a CDS encoding cytochrome ubiquinol oxidase subunit I: MDLAVAHETIARWQFGITTVYHFLFVPLTISLAAIVAGLETAWVRTGKEKYFHATKFWGKLFLINIAMGVVTGIVQEFQFGMNWSDYSRFVGDVFGAPLAMEALIAFFFESTFIGLWIFGWDRLPKKIHCACIWMVAIGTVLSAYFILAANSWMQHPVGYAIDPATGKAQLTDIARVLFQDTTLVVVFHTLTAAFLTGAAFMVGISSYHLWKAKRTSTADPKKTAAMRTSLRIALVIAVIAGLGTALSGDSLAKVMFKQQPMKMAAAEALWDTQTPAPFSIFAVGNVNDGHNSVELEVPGILSFLANSNFSSPVPGINDTAAAEAAKYGGQPTDYIPNIFVTYWGFRLMIGFGMTSFLAGLVGLWTTRRKLFLAPEHRTTSSEVPKLMLTKHHELGPFLTKWSWRIGILTMGFPLIANSFGWIFTEMGRQPWAVFGLMTTANAVSPNVGVTTQVIALSTFTLLYAVLAVIEVKLLVKYAKAGPVTSEQPPAQDPTLRGSSSDDADKPLAFAY
- the cydB gene encoding cytochrome d ubiquinol oxidase subunit II; amino-acid sequence: MQLHDVWFILIAVLWIGYFFLEGFDFGIGVLTKLLARDTAERRVLINTIGPVWDGNEVWLLTAGGATFAAFPDWYATLFSGFYIPLLLILVCLIIRGVAFEYRAKRTEERWQRNWEHAIFWTSLIPAFLWGVAFANIVHGVAIDSHKNYVGSLRDLLTPYALLGGLVTLTLFTFHGAVFAALKTVGDIRTRARTAALQIGLVTAVLALVFLTWTQAHQGTAWSLAAMITAVLALLGALIANQLTREGWAFILSGLTIVAAVAMLFLALFPNVMPSTLNDAWSLTVSNAASSPYTLKLMTIVAAVFTPIVLLYQGWTYWVFRKRIGVQHIPTPTH